A stretch of the Xiphophorus couchianus chromosome 15, X_couchianus-1.0, whole genome shotgun sequence genome encodes the following:
- the runx2b gene encoding runt-related transcription factor 2b isoform X3, giving the protein MNDVSSPAGQPDAAAAVPRLRPPHENRSMAEIIADHPAELVRTDSPNFLCSVLPSHWRCNKTLPVAFKVVALGDIPDGTVVTVMAGNDENYSAELRNASGVMKNQVARFNDLRFVGRSGRGKSFTLTITVFTNPPQVATYHRAIKVTVDGPREPRRHRQKLEDPPKTGLFSDRLSELERMRVRVTVPTQTPRPALNTAANTFNPQGQTQITDPRQSQSSPPWSYEQPYPSYLSPMASPSVHSTTPLSSSRGTGLPAISDVPRRLPGSSDLSPFPGQFERQFPSLSSITDSRFSSPRMHYPATFTYTPPVTSAMTLGSAHYHTYLPPPYPGSTQSQSGPFQTSSTPYLYYGASSNSYQFSMVPGGDRSPSRMVPPCTSASTGTSLVNPNLPSQTEGGVDGDGSHSNSPTVLNPGGRMDEAVWRPY; this is encoded by the exons ATGAACGACGTGAGCTCCCCGGCCGGCCAGCCGGACGCGGCGGCCGCGGTGCCGAGGCTGCGTCCCCCGCACGAGAACCGCAGCATGGCCGAGATCATCGCCGACCACCCAGCCGAGCTGGTGCGCACCGACAGCCCCAACTTCCTCTGCTCGGTCCTGCCCTCCCACTGGCGGTGCAACAAGACGCTGCCTGTCGCCTTCAAG GTGGTCGCCCTGGGCGACATCCCCGACGGGACGGTCGTCACGGTTATGGCGGGCAACGACGAGAACTACTCGGCCGAGCTGCGGAACGCCTCGGGCGTGATGAAGAACCAAGTGGCGCGCTTCAACGACCTTCGCTTCGTGGGCCGCAGCGGCAGAG GCAAGAGCTTCACACTGACAATCACGGTATTCACCAACCCGCCGCAAGTGGCCACGTACCACCGAGCCATAAAGGTCACCGTGGACGGACCGCGTGAGCCCAGGA ggCACCGTCAGAAACTTGAGGACCCGCCCAAAACTGGCCTGTTCTCAGACCGCCTTAGTGAGCTTGAGAGGATGAGGGTGAGGGTCACGGTTCCCACGCAAACGCCCCGACCAGCTCTCAACACCGCAGCCAACACCTTCAACCCGCAGGGTCAGACACAGATTACAG ACCCTCGTCAGTCCCAGTCCTCTCCTCCGTGGTCGTACGAACAGCCGTACCCATCCTACCTGAGTCCCATGGCGTCCCCCTCTGTCCACTCCACCACCCCCCTCTCCTCCAGCCGAGGCACGGGCCTGCCTGCCATCAGTGACGTGCCTAGACGATTGCCAG ggTCTTCCGACCTGAGTCCGTTCCCCGGCCAGTTCGAGCGCCAGTTCCCGAGCCTCTCCTCCATCACGGACAGCCGCTTCTCCAGCCCGCGCATGCACTACCCGGCCACCTTCACCTACACCCCGCCCGTCACCTCGGCCATGACGCTCGGCAGCGCCCACTACCACACCTACCTCCCCCCGCCGTACCCGGGCTCCACCCAGAGCCAGAGCGGACCCTTCCAGACCAGCAGCACGCCGTATCTGTACTACGGCGCCTCCTCCAACTCGTACCAGTTCTCCATGGTGCCCGGCGGCGACCGCTCGCCGTCTCGGATGGTGCCGCCTTGCACTAGCGCCTCCACGGGCACCTCGCTGGTGAACCCCAACCTGCCCAGCCAGACGGAGGGAGGGGTGGACGGCGACGGGAGCCACAGCAACTCGCCGACCGTGCTGAACCCCGGCGGCCGCATGGACGAAGCGGTCTGGAGGCCGTACTGA
- the runx2b gene encoding runt-related transcription factor 2b isoform X2, whose protein sequence is MASNSLFSTVTPCQQNFFWDPSASRRFSPPSSSLQPVPGKMNDVSSPAGQPDAAAAVPRLRPPHENRSMAEIIADHPAELVRTDSPNFLCSVLPSHWRCNKTLPVAFKVVALGDIPDGTVVTVMAGNDENYSAELRNASGVMKNQVARFNDLRFVGRSGRGHRQKLEDPPKTGLFSDRLSELERMRVRVTVPTQTPRPALNTAANTFNPQGQTQITDPRQSQSSPPWSYEQPYPSYLSPMASPSVHSTTPLSSSRGTGLPAISDVPRRLPGSSDLSPFPGQFERQFPSLSSITDSRFSSPRMHYPATFTYTPPVTSAMTLGSAHYHTYLPPPYPGSTQSQSGPFQTSSTPYLYYGASSNSYQFSMVPGGDRSPSRMVPPCTSASTGTSLVNPNLPSQTEGGVDGDGSHSNSPTVLNPGGRMDEAVWRPY, encoded by the exons ATCCCAGCGCCAGCCGGAGGTTCAGTCCGCCGTCCAGCAGCCTCCAGCCGGTCCCAGGGAAGATGAACGACGTGAGCTCCCCGGCCGGCCAGCCGGACGCGGCGGCCGCGGTGCCGAGGCTGCGTCCCCCGCACGAGAACCGCAGCATGGCCGAGATCATCGCCGACCACCCAGCCGAGCTGGTGCGCACCGACAGCCCCAACTTCCTCTGCTCGGTCCTGCCCTCCCACTGGCGGTGCAACAAGACGCTGCCTGTCGCCTTCAAG GTGGTCGCCCTGGGCGACATCCCCGACGGGACGGTCGTCACGGTTATGGCGGGCAACGACGAGAACTACTCGGCCGAGCTGCGGAACGCCTCGGGCGTGATGAAGAACCAAGTGGCGCGCTTCAACGACCTTCGCTTCGTGGGCCGCAGCGGCAGAG ggCACCGTCAGAAACTTGAGGACCCGCCCAAAACTGGCCTGTTCTCAGACCGCCTTAGTGAGCTTGAGAGGATGAGGGTGAGGGTCACGGTTCCCACGCAAACGCCCCGACCAGCTCTCAACACCGCAGCCAACACCTTCAACCCGCAGGGTCAGACACAGATTACAG ACCCTCGTCAGTCCCAGTCCTCTCCTCCGTGGTCGTACGAACAGCCGTACCCATCCTACCTGAGTCCCATGGCGTCCCCCTCTGTCCACTCCACCACCCCCCTCTCCTCCAGCCGAGGCACGGGCCTGCCTGCCATCAGTGACGTGCCTAGACGATTGCCAG ggTCTTCCGACCTGAGTCCGTTCCCCGGCCAGTTCGAGCGCCAGTTCCCGAGCCTCTCCTCCATCACGGACAGCCGCTTCTCCAGCCCGCGCATGCACTACCCGGCCACCTTCACCTACACCCCGCCCGTCACCTCGGCCATGACGCTCGGCAGCGCCCACTACCACACCTACCTCCCCCCGCCGTACCCGGGCTCCACCCAGAGCCAGAGCGGACCCTTCCAGACCAGCAGCACGCCGTATCTGTACTACGGCGCCTCCTCCAACTCGTACCAGTTCTCCATGGTGCCCGGCGGCGACCGCTCGCCGTCTCGGATGGTGCCGCCTTGCACTAGCGCCTCCACGGGCACCTCGCTGGTGAACCCCAACCTGCCCAGCCAGACGGAGGGAGGGGTGGACGGCGACGGGAGCCACAGCAACTCGCCGACCGTGCTGAACCCCGGCGGCCGCATGGACGAAGCGGTCTGGAGGCCGTACTGA
- the runx2b gene encoding runt-related transcription factor 2b isoform X4 — protein sequence MASNSLFSTVTPCQQNFFWDPSASRRFSPPSSSLQPVPGKMNDVSSPAGQPDAAAAVPRLRPPHENRSMAEIIADHPAELVRTDSPNFLCSVLPSHWRCNKTLPVAFKVVALGDIPDGTVVTVMAGNDENYSAELRNASGVMKNQVARFNDLRFVGRSGRGKSFTLTITVFTNPPQVATYHRAIKVTVDGPREPRRHRQKLEDPPKTGLFSDRLSELERMRVRVTVPTQTPRPALNTAANTFNPQGQTQITGSSDLSPFPGQFERQFPSLSSITDSRFSSPRMHYPATFTYTPPVTSAMTLGSAHYHTYLPPPYPGSTQSQSGPFQTSSTPYLYYGASSNSYQFSMVPGGDRSPSRMVPPCTSASTGTSLVNPNLPSQTEGGVDGDGSHSNSPTVLNPGGRMDEAVWRPY from the exons ATCCCAGCGCCAGCCGGAGGTTCAGTCCGCCGTCCAGCAGCCTCCAGCCGGTCCCAGGGAAGATGAACGACGTGAGCTCCCCGGCCGGCCAGCCGGACGCGGCGGCCGCGGTGCCGAGGCTGCGTCCCCCGCACGAGAACCGCAGCATGGCCGAGATCATCGCCGACCACCCAGCCGAGCTGGTGCGCACCGACAGCCCCAACTTCCTCTGCTCGGTCCTGCCCTCCCACTGGCGGTGCAACAAGACGCTGCCTGTCGCCTTCAAG GTGGTCGCCCTGGGCGACATCCCCGACGGGACGGTCGTCACGGTTATGGCGGGCAACGACGAGAACTACTCGGCCGAGCTGCGGAACGCCTCGGGCGTGATGAAGAACCAAGTGGCGCGCTTCAACGACCTTCGCTTCGTGGGCCGCAGCGGCAGAG GCAAGAGCTTCACACTGACAATCACGGTATTCACCAACCCGCCGCAAGTGGCCACGTACCACCGAGCCATAAAGGTCACCGTGGACGGACCGCGTGAGCCCAGGA ggCACCGTCAGAAACTTGAGGACCCGCCCAAAACTGGCCTGTTCTCAGACCGCCTTAGTGAGCTTGAGAGGATGAGGGTGAGGGTCACGGTTCCCACGCAAACGCCCCGACCAGCTCTCAACACCGCAGCCAACACCTTCAACCCGCAGGGTCAGACACAGATTACAG ggTCTTCCGACCTGAGTCCGTTCCCCGGCCAGTTCGAGCGCCAGTTCCCGAGCCTCTCCTCCATCACGGACAGCCGCTTCTCCAGCCCGCGCATGCACTACCCGGCCACCTTCACCTACACCCCGCCCGTCACCTCGGCCATGACGCTCGGCAGCGCCCACTACCACACCTACCTCCCCCCGCCGTACCCGGGCTCCACCCAGAGCCAGAGCGGACCCTTCCAGACCAGCAGCACGCCGTATCTGTACTACGGCGCCTCCTCCAACTCGTACCAGTTCTCCATGGTGCCCGGCGGCGACCGCTCGCCGTCTCGGATGGTGCCGCCTTGCACTAGCGCCTCCACGGGCACCTCGCTGGTGAACCCCAACCTGCCCAGCCAGACGGAGGGAGGGGTGGACGGCGACGGGAGCCACAGCAACTCGCCGACCGTGCTGAACCCCGGCGGCCGCATGGACGAAGCGGTCTGGAGGCCGTACTGA
- the runx2b gene encoding runt-related transcription factor 2b isoform X1, with product MASNSLFSTVTPCQQNFFWDPSASRRFSPPSSSLQPVPGKMNDVSSPAGQPDAAAAVPRLRPPHENRSMAEIIADHPAELVRTDSPNFLCSVLPSHWRCNKTLPVAFKVVALGDIPDGTVVTVMAGNDENYSAELRNASGVMKNQVARFNDLRFVGRSGRGKSFTLTITVFTNPPQVATYHRAIKVTVDGPREPRRHRQKLEDPPKTGLFSDRLSELERMRVRVTVPTQTPRPALNTAANTFNPQGQTQITDPRQSQSSPPWSYEQPYPSYLSPMASPSVHSTTPLSSSRGTGLPAISDVPRRLPGSSDLSPFPGQFERQFPSLSSITDSRFSSPRMHYPATFTYTPPVTSAMTLGSAHYHTYLPPPYPGSTQSQSGPFQTSSTPYLYYGASSNSYQFSMVPGGDRSPSRMVPPCTSASTGTSLVNPNLPSQTEGGVDGDGSHSNSPTVLNPGGRMDEAVWRPY from the exons ATCCCAGCGCCAGCCGGAGGTTCAGTCCGCCGTCCAGCAGCCTCCAGCCGGTCCCAGGGAAGATGAACGACGTGAGCTCCCCGGCCGGCCAGCCGGACGCGGCGGCCGCGGTGCCGAGGCTGCGTCCCCCGCACGAGAACCGCAGCATGGCCGAGATCATCGCCGACCACCCAGCCGAGCTGGTGCGCACCGACAGCCCCAACTTCCTCTGCTCGGTCCTGCCCTCCCACTGGCGGTGCAACAAGACGCTGCCTGTCGCCTTCAAG GTGGTCGCCCTGGGCGACATCCCCGACGGGACGGTCGTCACGGTTATGGCGGGCAACGACGAGAACTACTCGGCCGAGCTGCGGAACGCCTCGGGCGTGATGAAGAACCAAGTGGCGCGCTTCAACGACCTTCGCTTCGTGGGCCGCAGCGGCAGAG GCAAGAGCTTCACACTGACAATCACGGTATTCACCAACCCGCCGCAAGTGGCCACGTACCACCGAGCCATAAAGGTCACCGTGGACGGACCGCGTGAGCCCAGGA ggCACCGTCAGAAACTTGAGGACCCGCCCAAAACTGGCCTGTTCTCAGACCGCCTTAGTGAGCTTGAGAGGATGAGGGTGAGGGTCACGGTTCCCACGCAAACGCCCCGACCAGCTCTCAACACCGCAGCCAACACCTTCAACCCGCAGGGTCAGACACAGATTACAG ACCCTCGTCAGTCCCAGTCCTCTCCTCCGTGGTCGTACGAACAGCCGTACCCATCCTACCTGAGTCCCATGGCGTCCCCCTCTGTCCACTCCACCACCCCCCTCTCCTCCAGCCGAGGCACGGGCCTGCCTGCCATCAGTGACGTGCCTAGACGATTGCCAG ggTCTTCCGACCTGAGTCCGTTCCCCGGCCAGTTCGAGCGCCAGTTCCCGAGCCTCTCCTCCATCACGGACAGCCGCTTCTCCAGCCCGCGCATGCACTACCCGGCCACCTTCACCTACACCCCGCCCGTCACCTCGGCCATGACGCTCGGCAGCGCCCACTACCACACCTACCTCCCCCCGCCGTACCCGGGCTCCACCCAGAGCCAGAGCGGACCCTTCCAGACCAGCAGCACGCCGTATCTGTACTACGGCGCCTCCTCCAACTCGTACCAGTTCTCCATGGTGCCCGGCGGCGACCGCTCGCCGTCTCGGATGGTGCCGCCTTGCACTAGCGCCTCCACGGGCACCTCGCTGGTGAACCCCAACCTGCCCAGCCAGACGGAGGGAGGGGTGGACGGCGACGGGAGCCACAGCAACTCGCCGACCGTGCTGAACCCCGGCGGCCGCATGGACGAAGCGGTCTGGAGGCCGTACTGA
- the runx2b gene encoding runt-related transcription factor 2b isoform X6: MRIPVDPSASRRFSPPSSSLQPVPGKMNDVSSPAGQPDAAAAVPRLRPPHENRSMAEIIADHPAELVRTDSPNFLCSVLPSHWRCNKTLPVAFKVVALGDIPDGTVVTVMAGNDENYSAELRNASGVMKNQVARFNDLRFVGRSGRGKSFTLTITVFTNPPQVATYHRAIKVTVDGPREPRRHRQKLEDPPKTGLFSDRLSELERMRVRVTVPTQTPRPALNTAANTFNPQGQTQITGSSDLSPFPGQFERQFPSLSSITDSRFSSPRMHYPATFTYTPPVTSAMTLGSAHYHTYLPPPYPGSTQSQSGPFQTSSTPYLYYGASSNSYQFSMVPGGDRSPSRMVPPCTSASTGTSLVNPNLPSQTEGGVDGDGSHSNSPTVLNPGGRMDEAVWRPY, from the exons ATGCGAATTCCCGTAGATCCCAGCGCCAGCCGGAGGTTCAGTCCGCCGTCCAGCAGCCTCCAGCCGGTCCCAGGGAAGATGAACGACGTGAGCTCCCCGGCCGGCCAGCCGGACGCGGCGGCCGCGGTGCCGAGGCTGCGTCCCCCGCACGAGAACCGCAGCATGGCCGAGATCATCGCCGACCACCCAGCCGAGCTGGTGCGCACCGACAGCCCCAACTTCCTCTGCTCGGTCCTGCCCTCCCACTGGCGGTGCAACAAGACGCTGCCTGTCGCCTTCAAG GTGGTCGCCCTGGGCGACATCCCCGACGGGACGGTCGTCACGGTTATGGCGGGCAACGACGAGAACTACTCGGCCGAGCTGCGGAACGCCTCGGGCGTGATGAAGAACCAAGTGGCGCGCTTCAACGACCTTCGCTTCGTGGGCCGCAGCGGCAGAG GCAAGAGCTTCACACTGACAATCACGGTATTCACCAACCCGCCGCAAGTGGCCACGTACCACCGAGCCATAAAGGTCACCGTGGACGGACCGCGTGAGCCCAGGA ggCACCGTCAGAAACTTGAGGACCCGCCCAAAACTGGCCTGTTCTCAGACCGCCTTAGTGAGCTTGAGAGGATGAGGGTGAGGGTCACGGTTCCCACGCAAACGCCCCGACCAGCTCTCAACACCGCAGCCAACACCTTCAACCCGCAGGGTCAGACACAGATTACAG ggTCTTCCGACCTGAGTCCGTTCCCCGGCCAGTTCGAGCGCCAGTTCCCGAGCCTCTCCTCCATCACGGACAGCCGCTTCTCCAGCCCGCGCATGCACTACCCGGCCACCTTCACCTACACCCCGCCCGTCACCTCGGCCATGACGCTCGGCAGCGCCCACTACCACACCTACCTCCCCCCGCCGTACCCGGGCTCCACCCAGAGCCAGAGCGGACCCTTCCAGACCAGCAGCACGCCGTATCTGTACTACGGCGCCTCCTCCAACTCGTACCAGTTCTCCATGGTGCCCGGCGGCGACCGCTCGCCGTCTCGGATGGTGCCGCCTTGCACTAGCGCCTCCACGGGCACCTCGCTGGTGAACCCCAACCTGCCCAGCCAGACGGAGGGAGGGGTGGACGGCGACGGGAGCCACAGCAACTCGCCGACCGTGCTGAACCCCGGCGGCCGCATGGACGAAGCGGTCTGGAGGCCGTACTGA
- the runx2b gene encoding runt-related transcription factor 2b isoform X5, producing the protein MASNSLFSTVTPCQQNFFWDPSASRRFSPPSSSLQPVPGKMNDVSSPAGQPDAAAAVPRLRPPHENRSMAEIIADHPAELVRTDSPNFLCSVLPSHWRCNKTLPVAFKVVALGDIPDGTVVTVMAGNDENYSAELRNASGVMKNQVARFNDLRFVGRSGRGKSFTLTITVFTNPPQVATYHRAIKVTVDGPREPRNPRQSQSSPPWSYEQPYPSYLSPMASPSVHSTTPLSSSRGTGLPAISDVPRRLPGSSDLSPFPGQFERQFPSLSSITDSRFSSPRMHYPATFTYTPPVTSAMTLGSAHYHTYLPPPYPGSTQSQSGPFQTSSTPYLYYGASSNSYQFSMVPGGDRSPSRMVPPCTSASTGTSLVNPNLPSQTEGGVDGDGSHSNSPTVLNPGGRMDEAVWRPY; encoded by the exons ATCCCAGCGCCAGCCGGAGGTTCAGTCCGCCGTCCAGCAGCCTCCAGCCGGTCCCAGGGAAGATGAACGACGTGAGCTCCCCGGCCGGCCAGCCGGACGCGGCGGCCGCGGTGCCGAGGCTGCGTCCCCCGCACGAGAACCGCAGCATGGCCGAGATCATCGCCGACCACCCAGCCGAGCTGGTGCGCACCGACAGCCCCAACTTCCTCTGCTCGGTCCTGCCCTCCCACTGGCGGTGCAACAAGACGCTGCCTGTCGCCTTCAAG GTGGTCGCCCTGGGCGACATCCCCGACGGGACGGTCGTCACGGTTATGGCGGGCAACGACGAGAACTACTCGGCCGAGCTGCGGAACGCCTCGGGCGTGATGAAGAACCAAGTGGCGCGCTTCAACGACCTTCGCTTCGTGGGCCGCAGCGGCAGAG GCAAGAGCTTCACACTGACAATCACGGTATTCACCAACCCGCCGCAAGTGGCCACGTACCACCGAGCCATAAAGGTCACCGTGGACGGACCGCGTGAGCCCAGGA ACCCTCGTCAGTCCCAGTCCTCTCCTCCGTGGTCGTACGAACAGCCGTACCCATCCTACCTGAGTCCCATGGCGTCCCCCTCTGTCCACTCCACCACCCCCCTCTCCTCCAGCCGAGGCACGGGCCTGCCTGCCATCAGTGACGTGCCTAGACGATTGCCAG ggTCTTCCGACCTGAGTCCGTTCCCCGGCCAGTTCGAGCGCCAGTTCCCGAGCCTCTCCTCCATCACGGACAGCCGCTTCTCCAGCCCGCGCATGCACTACCCGGCCACCTTCACCTACACCCCGCCCGTCACCTCGGCCATGACGCTCGGCAGCGCCCACTACCACACCTACCTCCCCCCGCCGTACCCGGGCTCCACCCAGAGCCAGAGCGGACCCTTCCAGACCAGCAGCACGCCGTATCTGTACTACGGCGCCTCCTCCAACTCGTACCAGTTCTCCATGGTGCCCGGCGGCGACCGCTCGCCGTCTCGGATGGTGCCGCCTTGCACTAGCGCCTCCACGGGCACCTCGCTGGTGAACCCCAACCTGCCCAGCCAGACGGAGGGAGGGGTGGACGGCGACGGGAGCCACAGCAACTCGCCGACCGTGCTGAACCCCGGCGGCCGCATGGACGAAGCGGTCTGGAGGCCGTACTGA